DNA from Mugil cephalus isolate CIBA_MC_2020 chromosome 5, CIBA_Mcephalus_1.1, whole genome shotgun sequence:
TTCTTGGCTgctaaatcaataaaatgaaagcatgGAATACATAGAAAGGGCATCATTAGTTTTACAGATTAGTAGTTACATATACATAAGGTTGCAGTAACTGACCACCATGGctttgcgtttgtgtgtgtgtgtgtgtacggagGGGGTTTGAATTCAGTCTTAAAAACAGTTAACCACAAATGTGCATGTCTTAGGAGCTACTACAATAATCAGAACATATATAAAGCAGCGCTTTTAAACAAGCTATCATAATTAAAACCAAGCACTATTTCTACCCATATATTTCCCTCACTGTGGCTTGCACTGCATCTTGAATGTCACTGTCAGGAGTATGTGGAGGGGTTAGAGGggttcttttctgtctttctttagACTTCCTCTCACTCAGGTCATTGATTGATTTCTGATTCAACCCCATAACAGTGCATGTCAACTTGatgataaaaacaatgaaatatagGTAAGAAAGTATGTTAGCACTTACCTCTCATTACAGGGTCAGCGGGAAAAGATTTGAGTGATGAGAGGAAGTTGGACTGAaccattatatttatttatatttgttgtgCTTTATTTACGAATAATTCTTTTATTTGGGTTAAAGTGGACAGACAACGTATTATATTAACAGAAAGACATGTGGTTACTGactattttttattagttttacatTCAAAGAAAAAGTATTGGTCAGTGGAGACATGCTCAGCAAACCCATAAAAGttttcagaacatttttttaaaaatatctttgtgtGTTATAATGCAAAGACACATTCCATTTCTTGTGTTAAAATGCAGTTGTGGTGTACTTTATATGAAAATGTTTGAGGTACACCTGTGGGACACAAAGTGCACCGAATTCAGAGAATCACCCAGATAGATTGATAACTCAAAGGATTGAAATCATTAAATAGTTTCAATATGAAATTTTCtaattttctcctctcctcaaagaaacttaaaatgtgTACATCAGAAGAATTAAACTGCTGCAAACGTCGTCAAGAAGCACTTTGtaagaaacaaaatacattatAAGGTGGGCTCTGTTTTTTCTGTACTTCAGTGTATACCATGTTCTTCTAAAAAAGGACTTCACAACAATAACAGGATGTGCTCTGCAGTGAAATGGCTCAGGGGTCAGCTGGGGCAGAAGGAGCAGTGGATCCCCCCCGTCAGGTCAGTGATGGTTCCCTCTCTGACGAGGCTTTGCAAGAGTTGAGTCTCTCTGTCCACATTGTGCGACGTCTGCTGCAGCATGGCGCTCATAGGCAGGTGGTCGTAGTAGTGCAGTGGCGCCCCCCTCTGGGTCAGATTATAGCCAAAGCCTGCCAGGCTGACCTCATCACACAGCAGACTGGCTACATTCAGTGCAATAACGCCCAGGGTCGGCACAttctgcacaaacaaaacaaacacacaaaacttgTTGCCAGTAGCTCTGTGAAGAATAACAATTTAAGGTTATTCTTattgtgttaatggttgttttttgtgcatTGAACCAATCAAAATGGCTTTTGGTcgtgttttatctttttgtgctgtttttattttgtccattggagtttacatccctccctcagcgacaaggacaaggaaacaccatgtgaCATGAttcatgccgctgttgctatgcaactggccaaacaaccacatcaccttgccacctactttttttttgtatatttgatCATAATGCTAATTTGATTAAATTTGAatacactgtttgtttttattttacttactttATTCATTAACCACACACCTAGACTGTGAACGTGGCTTTGATAAGTTTCTTCTCGCTTGTCTCAAAAGAAACCTTCACCTAAAGCTACATCTGACACTCTACGTCTGTGACTGTATGACTTGATTCTTGTCAGTATTGACATGTCCAACATCTAACACAAGATGGAGCCACGACTACACAAACGATGTGCTTGGAGGCTGACGTTTGATACAGTGGTTCTGTCGGCGTTTGTCTTTCGTAAAGTGTGTTGGCTCttcagtttaaacattttaaattgcacatTTTACCCAGTTTGCATTGTGTTAATTAAGTGGTcaacaggacagagagacatttAAAGGTACAGGACGTGTCTATTACCTGGTCCCAGCCCCACTTAGGTGGTCTGGGTGGAGTGTATTTCAGGAGGTCGAATGCAGTTTCTCTGACGACATGTGGGTTTAGAAGTCTGAACCTGGGCGGCTCAAGAGGGATTTGATCTGGAACCTTCTGCCAGAAGTGCCGCAAGTCCTGCAGGGGCTGCAACACAAAGAACAACTTTGTTTGTAGAAACTACTCTTTCTCAAAAGCACTGGCTGAAGTTTGGGAATAttgaaaaggaaggaagtatATATTTTAGCTGTCAGAGTAACGTCACATGATCATTAAGAGGATTGCATGTGACAATGGCAGGAGTTAAATTCCTGAACTGAAGCCAACTGTGAGAGATCTGAACAGAAGTCTGCAGGATCTTCCCCTGGGGGAAAATACCTGATTCttaaaaaatatagtaaatctctacaaaaacaacacaactatgATCCAACAACAGAATCTGAAACCGGACTCAGGCTCAGGACATTTTGTATCTAAGAAGTATCATTGTTCAGTTGGTCTGAACTCATGTCTAATTACATAATCACAGTTGGATCTCTAAAATTAGATGAAGTCTGGTTTCATCAGGTCGACCACTACTCACCACACTGAGCTTGTTGATCATAGCAGAGATCCAGCTGATGTCTACACCTTTAAACACCACAGCTGCAAACAGGGATTGTGGGTCAGTGTCGGCCCAGTGATGAGGTGTACCCTCTGGGTAACTCATCCTGATGCTGGTTCGATTTCCAACGTCAACATGAAACTCTCCCACAGGACCTCTGTTTAACCTGAAGGACCACAGACCAAAGAGTCACTGCCGTTCATTCAGACTGTTATCACCAGAGCACAGACATCATCTGAACCGACATGCTCCTTGTTCGACATGAATACACCAAGCAACACTGACAAAGACCATCACACTGTGTGTGAAGTTAATAAAGTCTAACCTGATTATGGTGTCAAAGCGGTCAATCAGTAGGCCCAGCTCCAGGCCTTTGAGAATGCCTCCATTTCCTATGACCACACAGCGGTGACATTTACCTGATGTCTTTTCTGTCTGGGGGGCTGAGTCTGAGGCTGGCAGCTTTAGAGGAAAATACAACCATTACATTtatgctctgaacaggacttgTTTTCACATGTTAAAGAACCACAATCTCACTGTATTAGTGTGAtgtgtgttgcatgtttgtagtaaaaaagacacacaggGTTAACACACTTACATGTACTATGGTTATTTTCCCTTCATAAACTTATTGATAACTTTTCAACAATGTAATATTACTGATGTCATTCGTACTGTTAGTAGATGTTGTATCTGACTAGAGCTGCATTAAGATATTAAGCACGGACAGATTTCAAGTAACCACACATACAATACAACACACGGTCGGGGATTATTAAACAACAGCCACATTACAGCagaatcaaagaaagaaagaagttgcATTCACCAGCTTAAGTAGCTCCATTACTTTGCCTTCAAGGCCCCTGAACCCAAATGGCGGTGGGTACAGGAAAAGGTCATCAGGAAGGGGCTCATCCTTCCACAGGAAGGGCTGTTTAACGTAACTGGAAGCAGGGAGATGAGCTGCCAATCtttgcctgctgctgctgggacgACACTGACTCTCCAGAACTCTGTGCACGTGTTCATGCACTCGCTGtagttcaaaaacaaacaacaaa
Protein-coding regions in this window:
- the LOC125008237 gene encoding lactosylceramide alpha-2,3-sialyltransferase-like; translation: MVSLPLMETEILEPFEWHLSPAQKRVHEHVHRVLESQCRPSSSRQRLAAHLPASSYVKQPFLWKDEPLPDDLFLYPPPFGFRGLEGKVMELLKLLPASDSAPQTEKTSGKCHRCVVIGNGGILKGLELGLLIDRFDTIIRLNRGPVGEFHVDVGNRTSIRMSYPEGTPHHWADTDPQSLFAAVVFKGVDISWISAMINKLSVPLQDLRHFWQKVPDQIPLEPPRFRLLNPHVVRETAFDLLKYTPPRPPKWGWDQNVPTLGVIALNVASLLCDEVSLAGFGYNLTQRGAPLHYYDHLPMSAMLQQTSHNVDRETQLLQSLVREGTITDLTGGIHCSFCPS